In Bacteroidota bacterium, a genomic segment contains:
- a CDS encoding Fic family protein gives MKNFKSGQYILQGTYKSFQPNKIDQQWSVDSMELLNLLSQADRQLGRLDMYSEYIPNIDLFINMHIIKEATKSSKIEGTKTNIEEALLEKEDINEEKRDDWEEVQNYILALNSAIENLEKLPFSSKLIKETHKTLLTGVRGKHKLPGEFRGSQNWIGGASLSDATFIPPTFDSINDYMSDIEKFAHNSENFFPELLKIALIHYQFETIHPFLDGNGRVGRLMITLNLVEKGILKKPILYLSDFFERNRSLYYDNLTRVREKNDIIQWFKFFLVGVIETAQNSIKTFDGILKLQKEAEASIQSLGSRANKAQSIINYLFQKPIIDAQFAHKLLDISLPSVYKLLKELENLEIIKEVTGSKRGKLYVFDEYLKLFK, from the coding sequence ATGAAAAATTTTAAATCTGGACAGTATATACTTCAAGGAACTTATAAAAGCTTTCAACCTAATAAAATTGACCAGCAATGGAGTGTCGATAGTATGGAGTTATTAAATCTTCTAAGTCAAGCCGACAGACAGCTAGGAAGATTAGATATGTATTCTGAATATATTCCAAATATTGACCTGTTCATAAATATGCATATTATTAAAGAGGCGACTAAATCAAGTAAAATTGAAGGTACAAAAACAAATATTGAAGAAGCTCTCTTAGAAAAAGAAGATATAAATGAAGAAAAAAGAGATGATTGGGAAGAAGTCCAAAACTATATATTAGCTTTAAATTCAGCTATTGAAAACTTAGAAAAGCTACCTTTTTCATCAAAATTAATAAAAGAAACACATAAAACTTTATTAACAGGAGTAAGAGGAAAACACAAACTCCCAGGTGAATTTAGGGGTAGTCAAAATTGGATTGGAGGTGCATCATTAAGTGATGCGACTTTCATTCCGCCAACATTTGACAGTATCAATGATTACATGAGTGATATTGAAAAATTTGCTCATAATTCCGAGAATTTCTTCCCTGAATTATTAAAAATTGCTTTAATACACTATCAATTCGAAACAATCCATCCATTTTTAGATGGAAATGGTAGAGTTGGAAGGCTAATGATTACTTTAAATTTAGTTGAAAAAGGAATATTAAAGAAACCTATCCTTTATCTATCAGACTTTTTCGAACGAAACAGATCCCTATATTACGATAACCTAACTCGTGTTAGAGAGAAGAATGACATTATTCAATGGTTCAAATTTTTCTTGGTTGGAGTTATCGAAACTGCCCAAAATAGCATCAAGACATTTGATGGCATCTTGAAACTTCAAAAAGAGGCAGAAGCAAGTATCCAGAGCCTTGGTAGTAGAGCAAACAAAGCGCAATCAATAATTAACTACTTATTTCAAAAGCCAATAATTGATGCTCAATTTGCTCATAAGCTATTAGATATTTCTCTTCCTTCAGTATATAAATTATTAAAGGAACTAGAAAACCTTGAAATAATAAAAGAAGTTACAGGAAGCAAGAGAGGAAAGCTATATGTTTTTGATGAATACCTGAAACTATTTAAATAA